The sequence below is a genomic window from Phyllostomus discolor isolate MPI-MPIP mPhyDis1 chromosome 11, mPhyDis1.pri.v3, whole genome shotgun sequence.
CAGTTTCAGAGTTACTACACCATAGTGCATTGCAAAACAGCTTGATAAAAAGAATTTCAACTTCGTGTGAAATCGCCCCCTTTTTCCCTTTCTAGAGTTAGGTATGAAGTTCAAGTAGTGTGTTCAAAAGTTACTTGGattagttctttatttctttcactgtGGTTATttatcgccccccccccccccgcccggggaTAAAAACCtcttattgaaaaataaaggcaaaatttaTCTTACATAACATATTAATTCAAGTTTAACTTATTAAACTCTTAATGCAGTTTAGTTATTTGTTCCCTTACAGGCAACAGACAGTGAACTCAGTATTTCTGGAAATAAGCGAGAAACCCAGTAACAGATTCTGAGAAAACAGTCTCGAGGCTTAGGAAAGCTTTCCCTGTTGTACATTCTAGCTTGGTGACTGGAGTTAATGCTTCACAGGAATTCCATGCTAACTATATGACTTTAAGCAAAAGCTCAAAAATACATTCAATTCTTAAAGCTTTAAGTATTTGTCACCTAACAGTGCTAGTCATTTACATATCATTGCCTGTGGGAGCTATGTGAAACACGTGGCCTTGAAGAAGCATACTTGTGCTTCACACAGTAAAACACATTGTAAATCGGTATTCTCTGCACCTTTGTGGGGTGATGGTTTGCAGGAGGACACTGTCCCTATAGGGAGAGCCGTGGAGATGAGGACACAGTGCTGTGTGTGACAGCGGACTGCAGGTCACAATGGACAGCAAAGGCTTAAAGGCAGCCTGTGAGGGGCTGCAGTTGAGACCAAGGTGGAGGTTCGGGCAGGACGTGCAGTGGTCTTAATGAAAGACAGACACGGGTAGCAACACGACACTATGGCAGGGCAGTGCCCAGAGCAGCCACATGCTGCCCATGTTCCACGGCTCCAAGGGGAAGCTGCAGCGGCAGCTGCGCAAGGGCGAGTTCGCCATGTTCAAGCACAGCCCCATGTTTGAGAGCGACTTCATCCAGATCAGCAAAAGAGGAGAAGTGATCGATGTGCACAACAGTGTGCAAATGGTCACTCTGGGCATCGCATACACCAGTCCCAACCTCGTAATACCTGATGTCATGCTGCTGGCACGACCGGCTGTCGGCTGCACAATCGATGCCAAACATGACCTACACACCCAGGGAAGGGCACTCAAGTCAGCCAAGAGCTTGGAGCTGACCAGGCTGCTTCCTCTGAAGTTTGTCAAGTTGTCTGTCTATAGTCATGAGAACAAACAGCTCCACTTGAAGCTGGCCACTGGCCTCTCCTTTTACCTACAATTATGCCCTGCTTCAGATGCAAAAGGAGATCTGTTTGCACACTGGGAAGACCTGGTGTTCTCCCTGAGACCGCCCGTGGAGGCTTACAGCAGTACCCACGCCGTACCGGCTTGTGGCATGATGGACCTGCCTGGGTTGGAGGCAGAGGACAGGAAGAGCCCAGTGGTAAGTTTttgcagagacagagaggggatgCGAGTGCTTCAGGAGAGTGACGGAAAGCTCTCAGGCTGCCCTGCCAGGCTGATGGGGGGAAACACTGCTGTGGGAGGGCTCAGGCCAGATGAGCCCCTGTGTGGAGGCCCTGAGTGCTTCTGCATATCCGAGGTCCCTTAGACATCAGTTCCTCTGACCCCATACCTGATGTTGCAGAGCTGTCACCAGCATCCTCACCGTCCAGTCTGTTCTGGAACACTTGCCTGCTACTGTGGACTCAGGCAGTCTGACCTGTTGTGGGACCCTTTTAACGAAGAGAAAGCCCTCCCGTTATCTGAGCCACGAACTGGTTTTTGTATAAAGCTGTGGCACTGCAGCATGCTTTGCACACAGGCGCACAATGTTAGTAACTATCGGAATGTAAAACAGACATTGCTTATTGCCGAGCAGTGTCCCTCTAGGGGTCTCTGTCCTAGCTCCCTAAAGGGAGACTGTATGCAGAGCTTTATGCACTCTGCTGAGACAACTGCATATGGCACAAGCGCACTCGGGCCCTCCCCGGCACTGGAACTGTCCCAGCGAAGCTGCAGTGACCCTTGTGGGTGTGCCGCAGGGGGGTTCCTGCATCCACTGGGAGGCTGCACTTGGTGACTTTAACGGCTCTTCTATCGGTAAGCTCTTGAAGACCAGTGACAGTCCTTTCTAGtctcattcattttcttctctacttCCCCGTTTCTCCTTTCCTCACAGGCCATGGAGCTCCACGGAGAAGGGGACCAAGACCAAGTCAGTGTCAGAAGCCTTCCCATGGTCGCTGAGGTGTCTGGGGCCACCTCTCTTGCTCATGCTGGTGGGGAAGGAGTCCAACAACACGCTTCACGCAAATACTCTGTGCTCAGTGTGAGCGTGGATGCAGGAGAGGAGACAGCCAGCAGCCCTGTAACAGAGACCGTGGAAGGTCACGGAGACGGACCCTTCCTGTCAGCCTGACCGAGAGAAGGCAATATAAGTGATCAGAATGGAGCCCAGAGAGTCTCCCAACACCAGGCTGATGCCctcaggaagggaaaggaaaaggagaaaactccCACCAATAGGCTCTCCCATTCCGGCAGGAAGTGGCAGGGCAAGTTGATCCCAAGATCCCTGGAACCACTCGGGGGCAGAACAGGAGAACCACCAGAGCAGCCCAGGTACCCGAGGACGTGGCTCCACCCCCCAGGAACACAACAGCCTTGGCATCACCTGAAAGGGGTCTAGATTATCTCAAAAATCAAGGAGGATCTGATCTAGAGCTAGTTCTGGGGGTGGGAGCATAATCCAGAGATCCCTTCCCTTGCCGCTGCCCATTCTGCAGATCTCCCGAGACTACTAGGAGGGAACACTCTAGTCATTCACGGAACCTGTGGGTATCAGCTAGAATGGATCTCCAATGTTACGATCCACCCATCCATTTCAGGACGGGGAAACAATGCCTGctacatgctttaaaaataaagaatttataaattgGCCTGTTATGGGCTCAAAGAAATTCCATTTTGGCTCCCTTCTTCCTGAGCTAAGTTGAAGTGGGCACTGATTCCTAGTACATGCTTGTGTTATTTGGGCAAGAACATCAAGATGCCCAAAGAGTTTGGTGTGTCTGGTGCATCCAACTGCCTGTACGTTGAGCTTGCCAGTGTGTGTGACAAGTGCCTATGTCTTAAGTATTGCGCGCTGTGTGTCTATAATTTGTGTCCAGAGGGTTCAGTGACTTTGAAATGGTCCGTTTATCTATAGCACTTGCTTTTTCAAAATGGTGCTTGTCTGGCACAATTGTGTGTTTGAAGGAGTAAATCTGTCTTGGTTATTAGTATGTACAGAGTGGTACATTGGTTTGGGTACACTGTGGTGTTGGCCAGCCTATTGAATTTACCACCGCTACCCACATTCTAAGAAGTTCCAATCATGGCCTCTTCTTCCAGCTGGCACTGCGACCCAAGGCAAACGTGGTGACCCCACCTGCCACAATTCTGAATCACATACTCAGTGTCCCcataaaaaagacagacattAATTCTGCCCTGGGAGCCTCACACGCTCATCCTCTCACTGCACCGCCACCCAGGACTGAAGGCTTCCGCACAGGTGTCGTCCCAGCAGCTCCGTCCTGCCTTTGCATCTACAAATAGTGAGGGCTTGTCTGAGGCTGGCAAACGGGCTTATCCAAAGGGAGTACAGCGTCAGTAATCTGGGTTTCCCATTCAAAGGCTGCCTGACCAGGAGAGCGCATTTATCCTCTCTGAACTCTAgggacaccaccaccaccaccaccacctaaCCAGCAGGGTGTTGTAAAGATTCAATTAATCTCAAATTGAATTCAACGAGTGACAATGCACAGTTCCTGAGATCCTTAAGTGCCGCCAGGGACAACTAGAGAATAGGGATTGTTCAGGCACCAGCCAAGTTGGTTTCAGGACGGTGTCAGGACCTCACTTGGGTGCCATGGAATGTTAACCGAAGGTCACTGGCTGCCAAGTCAAATGCCAAA
It includes:
- the LOC114508506 gene encoding protein FAM71A-like, coding for MLPMFHGSKGKLQRQLRKGEFAMFKHSPMFESDFIQISKRGEVIDVHNSVQMVTLGIAYTSPNLVIPDVMLLARPAVGCTIDAKHDLHTQGRALKSAKSLELTRLLPLKFVKLSVYSHENKQLHLKLATGLSFYLQLCPASDAKGDLFAHWEDLVFSLRPPVEAYSSTHAVPACGMMDLPGLEAEDRKSPVAMELHGEGDQDQVSVRSLPMVAEVSGATSLAHAGGEGVQQHASRKYSVLSVSVDAGEETASSPVTETVEGHGDGPFLSA